The following are from one region of the Sorghum bicolor cultivar BTx623 chromosome 2, Sorghum_bicolor_NCBIv3, whole genome shotgun sequence genome:
- the LOC8058975 gene encoding acyl-[acyl-carrier-protein] desaturase 4, chloroplastic, giving the protein MPGLTTMLALPWASSPPVPPPVKKKLCFSTSSSSKRTASATIPLVNKKHSASSAHLLLSRGRALMAATVTAPAFSDDDQRKELLLRHLGEDGGWVEEQMLSLLTPVDEAWQPADLLPTFAAATAEEHRTQVAELQARAAGVPDELLVCLVGNMITEEGLPAYMTMGNRAGGGAGIVDATGCDDHGWARWLRGWTAEENRHGDVLNRYLYLCGRVDMRQVETTVHHLLRRGMSMLEPSCPYHGFIYGAFQERATFVSHAHTGKRAALHGDACLAKLCGVIAADEKRHEVAYTRVVARSLEGDPDGVVRALAAVMRAKVTMPGERMTDGRDDNLFDHFSAVAQRAGVYTAADYGDMVEHFVRRWKVAELEGLSGEGRRAQDYVCGLPRKIRRMEELAHDRAAQKEAQSVNISWVFDRPVRLH; this is encoded by the coding sequence ATGCCGGGGCTCACGACGATGCTGGCACTGCCATGGGCATCATCACCACCGGTGCCGCCGCCGGTGAAGAAGAAGCTTTGCTtcagcaccagcagcagcagcaagaggACGGCGAGCGCGACGATACCGCTGGTCAACAAGAAGCACTCCGCTTCGTCGGCACACCTCCTCCTCAGCCGCGGCCGTGCCCTAATGGCAGCGACGGTAACGGCACCCGCCTTTTCTGACGATGACCAGCGAAaggagctgctgctgcggcaCCTGGGGGAGGACGGCGGGTGGGTGGAGGAGCAGATGCTGTCGCTGCTCACCCCCGTGGACGAGGCATGGCAGCCCGCCGATCTCCTgcccaccttcgctgccgccacCGCCGAGGAGCATCGGACCCAGGTGGCGGAGCTCCAGGCCCGCGCGGCCGGCGTGCCCGACGAGCTCCTCGTGTGCCTCGTGGGCAACATGATCACGGAGGAAGGCCTGCCCGCGTACATGACCATGGGGAACCGGGCGGGTGGCGGCGCCGGCATCGTAGACGCCACCGGCTGCGACGACCACGGCTGGGCTCGCTGGCTGCGCGGCTGGACCGCCGAGGAGAACCGCCACGGCGACGTGCTCAACCGGTACCTCTACCTGTGCGGCCGCGTGGACATGCGCCAGGTGGAGACGACGGTGCACCACCTCCTCCGCCGTGGCATGAGCATGCTGGAGCCCTCCTGCCCCTACCACGGCTTCATCTACGGCGCCTTCCAGGAGCGCGCCACCTTCGTCTCCCACGCCCACACGGGCAAGCGCGCGGCGCTCCACGGGGACGCCTGCCTCGCCAAGCTCTGCGGGgtcatcgccgccgacgagaAGCGCCACGAGGTCGCCTACACGAGGGTCGTCGCCAGGTCCTTGGAGGGCGACCCGGACGGCGTGGTGCGGGCGCTCGCGGCCGTGATGCGAGCCAAGGTCACCATGCCCGGCGAGCGCATGACAGACGGACGCGACGACAACCTCTTCGATCACTTCTCAGCGGTGGCGCAGCGCGCGGGGGTGTACACGGCGGCGGACTACGGCGACATGGTGGAGCACTTCGTGCGCAGGTGGAAGGTGGCGGAGCTCGAGGGGCTGTCCGGCGAGGGGCGGCGCGCGCAAGACTACGTGTGCGGGCTGCCGCGTAAGATCCGCAGGAtggaggagctggcccacgaCCGCGCGGCCCAAAAGGAGGCCCAATCCGTCAATATCAGCTGGGTGTTCGACAGGCCCGTTCGTCTGCACTGA